TGCCGAATGCGCTTCTGTCGCCCCATGCCGCGGCGCTGGGCGAGCGCAGCGTCCGGCGGATGGGGATGATGGCCGCCGAGGCCGCGATCCGGGCGCTCGGCGCTTGACAGTGGGCGGTGCCCCTGTATAAGCGCGCCATTCCGGCCCTCGCGGCCGGGATTTTCATTGGTGTTGGTGGCCCCCGCAAGGGGATGCCTGTCAGGGTCCGGGCCGGTCCGGAACGGGTCCAGAGGACAACGCCCTTCATTGCTGCCTGCGGGCGGCGCCCTTTTGAAGGAGATCAGCCGTGACCAAACGCACGTCTGCCAAGTACAAGATCGACCGCCGCATGGGCGAAAACATCTGGGGCCGCGCCAAGTCCCCGGTGAACCGCCGCGAATACGGCCCCGGCCAGCACGGTCAGCGCCGCAAGGGCAAGCTGTCCGACTTCGGGATCCAGCTGCGCGCCAAGCAGAAGCTGAAAGGCTACTATGGCGACATGACCGAGAAACAGTTCCGCCGCATCTTCGCCGAGGCCGAGCGTCAGCGCGGCGATACCGGCGAGCTGCTTGTCGGCCTGCTGGAACGCCGCCTCGACACCGTGGTCTACCGCGCCAAGTTCGTGCCGACCATCTTCGCCGCCCGCCAGTTCGTGAACCACGGCCATGTCACCGTGAACGGTCAGCGCGTCAACATCCCGTCCTACCGGGTCAAGGAAGGCGACGTCATCGAGGTCCGCGAGAAGTCCAAGCAGATGACCGCGCTGCTCGAAGCGGTGCAGCTCGCCGAGCGTGACGTTCCCGATTACATCGAGGCCGACCATTCCAAGATGACCGCCACCTTCGTGCGCATCCCGGGTCTCGGAGACGTGCCCTACCCGGTCGTCATGGAACCCAACCTCGTCATCGAATTCTACGCGCAGAACTAAGGTTCCGCGCCGCGACAACCGTATCGGACCCGTCCTGCCGCGTGCAGGGCGGGTCCTTTCCGTTCAGGCCGGTCTCTCTGTCGCCTGCGGCACCGCGGCCGGGCGCCGGGCGCGGGGGCGGCTTGCCCGAATCCGGACCGCGCGCTATGGGCCGCGCGGGGCTGCTTTGCGGGAGGCGCGATCATGGCCGACAAACCCACTGCCGAACTGGTCTTCGAGCGCGGGCTCTTCGCCTCGCGCTGGCTGATGGCGCCGATGTATCTGGGGCTCGTGGTGTCACTGGCGATGCTGGTCGTCGTGTTCCTGCGCGAGATCGCCTATTACGCGCCGCAGGTGCTGACGATGTCGAGCGAGACCGCTATCTTGGCGGTGCTGACCCTGATCGACCTCACGCTGGCGGCCAACCTGCTGTTGATCGTGCTGTTCTCGGGCTACGAGAACTTCGTCTCGAAGCTTGATATCGGCGATCACAGCGACCGCCCCGACTGGATGGGCACGGTCGACTTCTCGGGTCTCAAGATGAAGCTGATCGCCTCGATCGTGGCGATTTCGGGAATTCACCTGCTGAAACGCTTCATGGAGATCGGTCAGGCCAAGGCCGATGCGGTCTATGGCAATAACGAGCTGTTCTGGCTGGTGCTGATCCATATGGTCTTCGTGCTGTCGGGCGTGCTGCTTGCGGCGATGGACTGGCTGTCGGCCCGCGCCAAGAGGACCTGAGCGCATACTGTTGCGCCGCCGCTTAGGGCGGCCGGGCGGAGGTATTTGGGACTGGCTTTGGGCTTTTCCGTCGGCTAGGGATGCGCGCCAAGGAGACACCGCCATGACCAGGATCCCCCCCCAACCCGGAATTCTCGAGATCGCCCTCTATCAGGGCGGGCAGTCGAAGATCGAAGGGATGACAGATGTCGTCAAGCTGTCGTCGAACGAGAACCCGTTCGGCACCTCCGAGAAGGCGAAAGCGGCCTTCTCGCGCTGCGTGCACAGCCTGCATCGCTATCCCTCGACCGACCATGCCGAGCTGCGTGCCGCCATCGGCGAACAGCACGGGCTCGACCCCGAACGGGTGATCTGCGGCGTCGGTTCGGACGAGATCATCGCCTTTCTCTGCCAGGCCTATGCCGGTCCCGGCGACGAGGTGATCCATACCCGGCACGGCTTCGCCATGTACCGGATCTCGGCGCTGGCGGCGGGCGCGACCCCTGTCGAGGTCGATGAGGTCGAGCGTACCGTCGATGTCGACGCGATCCTTGCCGGGGTCACCGACCGGACCCGGATCGTGTTCCTGGCCAATCCCGGCAACCCGACCGGCACCATGATCCCCGAGGCCGAGACCCGGCGGCTGGCCGAAAGCCTGCCCGAGAGCGTGGTCCTGGTGCTTGACGCGGCCTATGCCGAATATGTCGAGGGTTTCGATGGCGGCCGCGCGCTGGTCGATCGTCACCATAACGTGGTGATGACCCGGACCTTCTCGAAGATCTACGGTCTGGGCGGGTTGCGGGTCGGCTGGGCCTATGCCGCGCCCGAGGTGATCGGCGTTCTGAACCGGGTCCGCAGCCCCTTCAACCTGGGTCAGGCCCAGCTCGAGACCGCCGAGGCGGCGGTGCGCGATCAGGCCTTCGTTACCCGCTGCCGGGCCGAGAACATCCGGCTCGCGGCCTGGCTGGTCGAGGCGCTGAACGAGGCCGGCGTGCCGACCGATCCGACCTTTTCCAACTTCGTGCTGCCGCGCTTTGCCGATGCCGCCGAGGCCGAGGCCTGCGATGCCTATCTCAAGTCTCAGGGGCTGATCGTGCGCCGGGTCGGCGGCTACAAGCTGCCCCATGCGCTGCGCATCACCGTGGGCGACGAGGCCGCCTGCCGCCGGGTGGCCCATGCCGTGCGGGCCTTCAAGGAGGGGGCGCGGTGAAAAGCCCGCTCTACGACCGGGTCGCGCTGATCGGGCTGGGCCTGATCGCGGGCTCGATGGCGCTGGCAATGCGCCGGGCGGGGCTGGCGGGCGAGATCGTCGGCACCGCCCGTTCGGCCGAGACCCGGGCCGTTGCCGCCGAGATCGGCCTTGTCGACCGGGTGGTCGAGACCGCGGCCGAGGCCGCTGAGGGCGCCGATCTGGTGGTGCTGGCGGTGCCGGTCGGGGCGATGGGCGCGGTCGCGGCCGAGATCGCGCCGCATCTGGCCCCGGGCGCGACCCTGACCGATGTCGGCTCGGTCAAGCGCGCGGTGATCGAGACGGTCGCGCCGCATGTGCCAGAGGGCGTCCATTTCATTCCCGCCCACCCGCTGGCGGGGACCGAGCATTCGGGCCCCCGCTCGGGCTTTGCCGAGCTGTTCGACAACCGCTGGAGCCTGATCGTGCCGGTGCCGGGCACCGATCCGGCCGCGACCGCTCGGCTGAAACGGTTCTGGGAGGGGATGGGCGCCAATGTCGAGGAGATGGATCCCGACCACCACGACCTGGTGCTGGCGGTGACCTCGCATGTGCCGCACCTCATCGCCTATACCATGGTCGGCGTCGCCGACGACCTGCGCCGGGTGACCGATGGCGAGGTCATCAAGTATTCGGCCGCGGGCTTTCGCGATTTCACCCGGATCGCGGCCTCGGACCCGACCATGTGGCGCGACGTGTTCCTGACCAACAAGGAAGCCACGCTGGAAATTCTCGGCCGCTTCACCGAAGAGCTGTTCGCGCTTCAGCGGGCGATCCGGACCGGGCAGGGCGAGGAGCTTTTCGATTATTTCACCCGGACCCGCGCCATTCGCCGCGGCATCATCGAGGCCGGCCAGGATACCGAGGCGCCCGATTTCGGCCGCGGTGGCAAGGCCCGGACCTGATGCGGCGAGCGGGCCTCGTTCTCGCGCTGGTTCTGGTCGCGGGAACGGGGAGTGCCGCCAGTTTCGACAGCATCCCGCGCCCGAAGCCGCGCCCGGCACTTGCCTGGGGCGCGCTCCCGGCAGAGGCGGTGGCGGTCCGGCCCGAGGCACGGCCCGCGACCGTCCTCGCCCGGGTGATGAATGGTCCCCGTCGCGCCCGCTCCGAGGCGGCGGCCGGTCGGGGGCTCGACCGCTCGCTCCGGCCCGTGCCGCGGCCCTCAGATCTGCTGGCCAAGCTTGCGGCGGCGGGCCCGCGCAGCCAGCCCTCTGCGGTATCGACCCCGCGCCGGGGCGTGGTCTGCGGCGATCCGGCGATCACGGGCGAGATGATCGCGCCGATCGTGGCCCGGGTCGCGGGCTGCGGGGTTGCGCGGCCGGTACGGGTGAGCGCGGTCGACGGCGTCGCGCTGAGCCAGCCCGTCACCGTCGATTGCGCAACGGCACGGGCGCTGAGATCCTGGGTCAGCAACGGCATCAAGCCCGCGGTGGGCCGACGCGGAGGCGGGGTCGCGTCGTTGAGGGTCTTCGCCCATTACGTCTGCCGTACGCGCAACAACCGGAAGGGCGCGAAGATCTCCGAGCATGGCCGCGGTCATGCGGTCGATATCGGCGCGGTGACGCTGCGCAACGGCACATCGCTGACCGTGCTCGGGGGCTGGAAGGACCCGGCTCAGGGCCGGGTGCTGAAGCAGATCCACCGCGCCGCTTGCGGGCCCTTCGGCACCGTGCTGGGGCCGGGCGCGGACCGGTTCCATCAGGACCATATCCATGTCGACACGGCGCGCTATCGCGGCGGCGCCTATTGCCGCTGAGCCTGTTGTTCGGCCCCGGACAAGGTCTCTAGCGCAGCCTGAAATTCGGGGCGGGGCCCAGCGGCACCGGGCCGAGCCAGGTCTGCCCCAGCGCAAAGCGCAGCGGCACGTCCAGCATTTCGGGACGCCCCGAAAGCCCGGCCAGCAGGCCCAGCGCGTCCTCGAGCCGGTCGGCAAGCGGCGCGGGCAGCTGGCCCGAGCTGCGGGCGATGGCGATCATTTCGCGCCAGTTGGTGGCGCGGAGCGTGAGTCTGCCCGAGGGCTGGCCCTCGGCATCGACATCGAAGCTGCCGGCCGCCTGCAGCGCCAGATCGCCCCATTGCGCGTCGAGCCGCGCGATCTCGACTCGGCGGACCTGGGGCCGCCGCTCTTCGATCGCGCGCCGGTCCCAGGGCGCGTCGAAGACGGCCACCGCCTCGAACGAGACCCGCTGGAACAGGGGCGGCAACAGGCCCGCCGGGTCGAGCGTGGCGACAAGCCCCGCGGGCGGGCGCATCCCGCTGGCCGACAGCCGCAGATGCTGGGCCCCGGGCCGGTCCGCGACGGCCTTGATCGCGATCTCGGCGCCATCCATCGAGGCCCGCCGGCCGCGATCCGAGACAAGCCCGAAGGCGCCCACCGAAAGCCTCGCCGAGGCCAGCTCGAAGGCCAGTCCGGGCCGGAAGGCCAGGGTGCCGGTCATCGTCTCGGCCGTGACCGCGATCCGCTCGAGAGGGGTGGCGATCTGCTGGGTCTCGGGCCAGCGCGCCAATATGCGCTGCGGGCGGTGGCTTTGTGCGGAAAAGCTGAATTCCGGCATCGACCAGGCCAGCCCGGTGCCCGGATCGGCCAGGCTCAGGTCCTCGATCCGGCTGTCGAACCGGGTGGGAAAGCCGGTCACGTCGATCCGCCCGGCATCGGCGGCCCAGCCCTCGGCGCGGCGGGTGTCGAGCCAGCCCGCCAGCCCGCGCTCGATCCCGCGCGCGGCCAGCGCCCAGTAGCCCGACCAGGCCAGCGCGGCCAGCAGCGCCAGAGACAGCAAAAACCGCATCGCGGGCCCCCTTTCGTCCCATGCCCGGATGAGGGTAACAGGGGGCGACGGGAAAGGACCAGATGATGCAGGACGGCTTGTGGGTTTTCGGCTATGGATCGCTTCTTTGGAAGCCGGGCTTCGAGGTGGCCGAGCGGCGGCTCGCGCGGCTCGAGGGCTGGCATCGCAGCTTCTGCATGCGCTCGATCCACCATCGCGGCAGCGAGGCCGAGCCGGGGCTGGTACTGGCGCTCGACGCCGCGCCCGGGGCAAGTTGCCAGGGGGTGGCGCTGCGCGCCGCGCCGGGGACCGAGGCCGAGACGCTGGCGGCGCTGCGCGAACGCGAACTGATCTCGGCCGCCTATTTCGAGGTCGAGCTCGACCTGGTTCCGGCCGGGGGCGGCACGATCCGGGCGGTCTGCTATGTGATCGACCCCGATCATGTGCAATATTGCGGCGGGCTGCCGCTTGAGGAACAGGCGCAGATCATCGCCCGGTCGCAGGGCGGCATGGGGCCGAATGACGAATATCTGTTCAACACGGTCGCGCATCTGGCCGAGCTGGGCCTGTCCGACCCCGATCTCGACTGGCTTGCCGACAGGGTCAGAGCGCTGAAATCGGATTGATTGTTGTGGGATGGCCCTGCTTGGCCTAGTCTCTGCCCAAGAAATGACCGGGCCAGAACCCAATCCCATGGACAAGACCCCACGCGAGGCCGAGCCGCAATTTTCCCGACCGAGGCGGCAGGTCGTCTTGATGACGAGCGCCTGCCTGTTCTTCGCGACCGGGGCCTATGTGGCCTATCCGCAGGTGGCGCCGGTGTTTCTGGCCAGCCCCTATCTGAACGGGGCCATCGTCTTCGTCTTCCTGTTCGGTGTCGCGACCTGTTTCCTGCAGGTGATCCAGCTTGGTGCCTCGGTGCGCTGGATCGAGGATTTCGCCGGCGGCATTCCGGGCCATGGCCTGACCCGGGCACCGAAGCTTCTGGCGCCGCTTGCGGCATTGCTGCGCAAGCGCAGCGACAAGCGGATGCAGATCAACACCGCCTCGGCCCGTACCATCCTCGATTCCGTCGCGACCCGGATCGAGGAACAGCGCGACATCACCCGCTATCTGTCCAGCCTGCTGATCTTTCTGGGGCTTCTGGGCACGTTTTACGGGTTGGCGACGGTGGTGCCCGCGGTGGTGGATACCATCCGTTCGCTCGCGCCGCGCGATGGCGAGGGCGGGGTCGAGGTGTTCGGGCGGCTGATGGTCGGGCTCGAAAGCCAGCTTGGCGGCATGGGCACGGCCTTCGCCTCGTCGCTGCTGGGGCTGGCGGGCTCGCTGGTGGTGGGGCTGCTCGAGCTGTTCGCCGGTCATGGCCAGAACCGCTTCTATCAGGAGCTCGAGGACTGGCTGTCCTCGATCACCCGGCTCGGCTTCTCGACCGGCGAGGGCGAGGGCGAGGGCGGCGGCGCCGAGGTCGGGCTGCTGGCCGCCACGCTCGACCGGCTGGCCGATCAGATGGAGGGGCTGCACACGCTCTTTGCCGAATCCGAAGGCGAGCGGGTCGCGCTTGAAAGCCGGGTCGGTACGCTGGTCGAGGCGGTCAACACGCTCGGGTCCGCGATGGAGCGCCAGCTTGACGATACCCGCGCGGTGACCGATGCGCTGTCGCGGGTGGCCGAGGGGCAGGCCCGCGCCACCGCCGCGATCGAGGCGCGGATGGGCGAGGAGGGGGCGCTGGCCGATGCCGAGGCGCGGATGCGGCTGCGCTCGATAGATGTGCAGCTTCTGCGCATTCTCGAAGAGATTTCCGCCGGGCGTCAGGAGACGGTGACCGATCTTCGGGGCGATCTGGCGGCGCTGGGCCGGACATTGTCGCGGCTTGCGCCCGAGGGCGAGCGGTGGGGCTGAGATGGCCCTGACGCGGCGCAGCGGCGGACGGTTCCAGGCCATGATCTGGCCGGGTTTCGTCGATGCGATGACGGCTCTGCTGCTGGTCCTGATGTTCGTGCTGTCGATCTTCATGCTGGTGCAGGAGATGCTGCGCGAGACCATCACCGGGCAGGAAAGCGAGCTGACCGAGCTGAATACCGAGCTTGCGGCCCTGGCCGATGCGCTGGGCATGGAGCGGCGCCGCGCCTCGGGGCTGGAAGAGCAGGTGGGCGAACTGGGGGCGGCGCTGACGACGGCACGTTCGGATGCCGAGGCGCAGGCGGCGCTGATCGCGTCTCTGACCGACCGGCTTTCGACGCGCGAGGCGGATCTGGCGGCGGCCGAGACCCGGATCGGCGATATCGAGGATCGCGTCGCCCGGCTTGTGAGCGAACGCGACGCGGCGCGGGCGCGCGGCGAGACGCTGGAAGGCGAGCTGGCCGAGCTTGAAGGCTCCCGCGACCGGCTGGAGGCGGCGCTGGCCTCGACCCGGCAGGAGGTCGATGCCCAGGCCGAGGCGGCGCGGCTGGCGGCGGCCCGGCGCGAGGCGCTGGAGGCGCTGGTGGCCGATCTGCGGGCCCGGAACACCGAGGCCGAGGCAGCGCGCGCGACGCTGGAGGGCCAGGTCGAGAGCGCGGAAGCCGCCTTGTCGCAGGCCGAGAAGGACCGTCTGGCCGAGGCGGCGGCGGCGGCCGCGCTGCGCGACAAGCTGGCAGGCTCGGAGGACGAGCTGAGCGCGATGAGCCTGGCGCTGGAACAGGCGCGGCAGCGGGCCGAGGAGACGCTGACCCTGCTGGCCGCGGCCGAGAAGGCGCGCGAGCAGGCCGCGACCGAGGCCGAGGGAGCCTTGTCCGAGGCCGACCGGCGCGCGGCGCTGCTGGCGGTGGCGAACGAGCGGCTTGAGACGGAAGAGGCGAAATCGGCCGAGAGCCAGCGCAAGGTGGCACTGCTGAACCGACAGATGGCGGCGCTGCGTGGCCAGCTGGGCGAGTTGCAGGGCCTGCTGGACGATGCACAGGAGCGCGACGCGGCGGCGCGGGTGCAGATCGAGACGCTGGGCAGCAAGCTGAATGCGGCACTGGCGCGGGTGGCCTCGGAACAGCGCGAACGCGCGAAGCTGGAAGAGGCGGCGCGGCGCAAGGCCGAGGAAGAGGCCGCAAGGCTCGAGGCCGAGAAGAAGACGCTGGAAGGCTACCGTTCCGAATTCTTCGGACGGATGCGGGCCTTGCTGGCCGGGCGCGAGGGCGTCCGGATCGTCGGCGACCGCTTCGTCTTTTCCTCCGAGGTTCTGTTCGAGACCGGCAAGGCCGATCTGTCGGGCGATGGCGAGGCGCAGATCGCCAATGTGGTGGCGATCCTGCGCGGGGTCGCGGACGAGATCCCGCCCGATATCGACTGGATCCTGCGTATCGACGGCCATACCGACGACGTGCCACTGGCCCGGGGCGCCGATTTTGCCGATAACTGGGAGCTGAGCCAGGCCCGCGCGCTGTCGGTGGTGCGCTACATGATCGACGATCTGGGCTTTCCGCCCGACCGGCTGGCGGCGGCGGGCTTCGGGCAGTACCAGCCGGTGGCGGCGGGCAAGAGCCCCGAGGCCCGGGCCCAGAACCGCCGGATCGAGCTGAAACTGACCGAACGCTGACGGGGCCCGGATCGGGCCTAGCGCCGGCGGCGGCCCTTCGGTACCGGCAGCGGGCGCACCCGCTTCTCGATCTCGTCGTAAAGCAGCCCGACGATGTTCTTGCCCGAGGATTTCTCGATGCCCTCGAGGCCGGGCGAGGAATTGACCTCGAGCACCCTGGGCCCGTCATGGGCGCGCAACAGGTCGACCCCGGCGAGGTTGAGCTTGAAGGCGCGGGCCGCGCGCACCGCGATCTCGCGTTCCTGCGGGGTGATTTTTACCGTGATCGCATGGCCGCCCTGATGCAGGTTCGAACGGAAATCGCCCTCGGCCCCGGTCCGCTTCATCGCCGCCACGACCTTCGATCCGACGACGAGGCAGCGGATATCCTCGCCCGCCGCCTCCTTGATGAAGCGCTGCACCAGGAACGAGGCCTTGAGCCCGCGAAAGGCCGAGATCACCGATGAGGCGGCATTGGTGGTCTCGGCCAGCACCACGCCCTTGCCTTGCGTCGATTCCAGCAGCTTGACG
The genomic region above belongs to Rhodovulum sulfidophilum DSM 1374 and contains:
- the hisC gene encoding histidinol-phosphate transaminase, yielding MTRIPPQPGILEIALYQGGQSKIEGMTDVVKLSSNENPFGTSEKAKAAFSRCVHSLHRYPSTDHAELRAAIGEQHGLDPERVICGVGSDEIIAFLCQAYAGPGDEVIHTRHGFAMYRISALAAGATPVEVDEVERTVDVDAILAGVTDRTRIVFLANPGNPTGTMIPEAETRRLAESLPESVVLVLDAAYAEYVEGFDGGRALVDRHHNVVMTRTFSKIYGLGGLRVGWAYAAPEVIGVLNRVRSPFNLGQAQLETAEAAVRDQAFVTRCRAENIRLAAWLVEALNEAGVPTDPTFSNFVLPRFADAAEAEACDAYLKSQGLIVRRVGGYKLPHALRITVGDEAACRRVAHAVRAFKEGAR
- a CDS encoding TIGR00645 family protein — encoded protein: MADKPTAELVFERGLFASRWLMAPMYLGLVVSLAMLVVVFLREIAYYAPQVLTMSSETAILAVLTLIDLTLAANLLLIVLFSGYENFVSKLDIGDHSDRPDWMGTVDFSGLKMKLIASIVAISGIHLLKRFMEIGQAKADAVYGNNELFWLVLIHMVFVLSGVLLAAMDWLSARAKRT
- a CDS encoding DUF2125 domain-containing protein, producing MRFLLSLALLAALAWSGYWALAARGIERGLAGWLDTRRAEGWAADAGRIDVTGFPTRFDSRIEDLSLADPGTGLAWSMPEFSFSAQSHRPQRILARWPETQQIATPLERIAVTAETMTGTLAFRPGLAFELASARLSVGAFGLVSDRGRRASMDGAEIAIKAVADRPGAQHLRLSASGMRPPAGLVATLDPAGLLPPLFQRVSFEAVAVFDAPWDRRAIEERRPQVRRVEIARLDAQWGDLALQAAGSFDVDAEGQPSGRLTLRATNWREMIAIARSSGQLPAPLADRLEDALGLLAGLSGRPEMLDVPLRFALGQTWLGPVPLGPAPNFRLR
- a CDS encoding prephenate/arogenate dehydrogenase family protein; this encodes MKSPLYDRVALIGLGLIAGSMALAMRRAGLAGEIVGTARSAETRAVAAEIGLVDRVVETAAEAAEGADLVVLAVPVGAMGAVAAEIAPHLAPGATLTDVGSVKRAVIETVAPHVPEGVHFIPAHPLAGTEHSGPRSGFAELFDNRWSLIVPVPGTDPAATARLKRFWEGMGANVEEMDPDHHDLVLAVTSHVPHLIAYTMVGVADDLRRVTDGEVIKYSAAGFRDFTRIAASDPTMWRDVFLTNKEATLEILGRFTEELFALQRAIRTGQGEELFDYFTRTRAIRRGIIEAGQDTEAPDFGRGGKART
- a CDS encoding extensin family protein, producing the protein MRRAGLVLALVLVAGTGSAASFDSIPRPKPRPALAWGALPAEAVAVRPEARPATVLARVMNGPRRARSEAAAGRGLDRSLRPVPRPSDLLAKLAAAGPRSQPSAVSTPRRGVVCGDPAITGEMIAPIVARVAGCGVARPVRVSAVDGVALSQPVTVDCATARALRSWVSNGIKPAVGRRGGGVASLRVFAHYVCRTRNNRKGAKISEHGRGHAVDIGAVTLRNGTSLTVLGGWKDPAQGRVLKQIHRAACGPFGTVLGPGADRFHQDHIHVDTARYRGGAYCR
- the rpsD gene encoding 30S ribosomal protein S4; the protein is MTKRTSAKYKIDRRMGENIWGRAKSPVNRREYGPGQHGQRRKGKLSDFGIQLRAKQKLKGYYGDMTEKQFRRIFAEAERQRGDTGELLVGLLERRLDTVVYRAKFVPTIFAARQFVNHGHVTVNGQRVNIPSYRVKEGDVIEVREKSKQMTALLEAVQLAERDVPDYIEADHSKMTATFVRIPGLGDVPYPVVMEPNLVIEFYAQN
- a CDS encoding gamma-glutamylcyclotransferase; translated protein: MQDGLWVFGYGSLLWKPGFEVAERRLARLEGWHRSFCMRSIHHRGSEAEPGLVLALDAAPGASCQGVALRAAPGTEAETLAALRERELISAAYFEVELDLVPAGGGTIRAVCYVIDPDHVQYCGGLPLEEQAQIIARSQGGMGPNDEYLFNTVAHLAELGLSDPDLDWLADRVRALKSD
- a CDS encoding biopolymer transporter ExbB, with translation MDKTPREAEPQFSRPRRQVVLMTSACLFFATGAYVAYPQVAPVFLASPYLNGAIVFVFLFGVATCFLQVIQLGASVRWIEDFAGGIPGHGLTRAPKLLAPLAALLRKRSDKRMQINTASARTILDSVATRIEEQRDITRYLSSLLIFLGLLGTFYGLATVVPAVVDTIRSLAPRDGEGGVEVFGRLMVGLESQLGGMGTAFASSLLGLAGSLVVGLLELFAGHGQNRFYQELEDWLSSITRLGFSTGEGEGEGGGAEVGLLAATLDRLADQMEGLHTLFAESEGERVALESRVGTLVEAVNTLGSAMERQLDDTRAVTDALSRVAEGQARATAAIEARMGEEGALADAEARMRLRSIDVQLLRILEEISAGRQETVTDLRGDLAALGRTLSRLAPEGERWG
- a CDS encoding peptidoglycan -binding protein, which gives rise to MALTRRSGGRFQAMIWPGFVDAMTALLLVLMFVLSIFMLVQEMLRETITGQESELTELNTELAALADALGMERRRASGLEEQVGELGAALTTARSDAEAQAALIASLTDRLSTREADLAAAETRIGDIEDRVARLVSERDAARARGETLEGELAELEGSRDRLEAALASTRQEVDAQAEAARLAAARREALEALVADLRARNTEAEAARATLEGQVESAEAALSQAEKDRLAEAAAAAALRDKLAGSEDELSAMSLALEQARQRAEETLTLLAAAEKAREQAATEAEGALSEADRRAALLAVANERLETEEAKSAESQRKVALLNRQMAALRGQLGELQGLLDDAQERDAAARVQIETLGSKLNAALARVASEQRERAKLEEAARRKAEEEAARLEAEKKTLEGYRSEFFGRMRALLAGREGVRIVGDRFVFSSEVLFETGKADLSGDGEAQIANVVAILRGVADEIPPDIDWILRIDGHTDDVPLARGADFADNWELSQARALSVVRYMIDDLGFPPDRLAAAGFGQYQPVAAGKSPEARAQNRRIELKLTER